A stretch of the Zeugodacus cucurbitae isolate PBARC_wt_2022May chromosome 6, idZeuCucr1.2, whole genome shotgun sequence genome encodes the following:
- the LOC105214957 gene encoding kunitz-type serine protease inhibitor textilinin-3, whose translation MQQNNNSHLLRKAFGFAYLLSLLLLLSGHTPSVEARPMDLYDDVGDFFDAVSLDDVPVSGRTAPETFCRMPIRKGVCRALIPRFSYDPSRRTCVEFKFGGCDGNENNFSSYEACMATCEGM comes from the coding sequence atgcagcaaaacaacaacagccaccTGCTGCGAAAAGCCTTCGGCTTTGCCTATCTGCTCTCACTACTGCTGCTGCTCAGCGGCCACACACCCTCGGTGGAGGCGCGCCCCATGGATCTGTATGATGATGTCGGTGATTTCTTTGACGCTGTCTCACTGGACGATGTGCCCGTTTCGGGGCGCACAGCACCGGAAACCTTCTGTCGCATGCCAATACGCAAGGGCGTCTGTCGCGCGCTCATCCCACGCTTCAGCTATGATCCCAGCCGCAGGACTTGTGTGGAGTTCAAATTCGGCGGCTGCGATGGCAACGAGAACAACTTCTCCAGCTATGAGGCGTGCATGGCCACGTGTGAgggcatgtaa